From the genome of Gemmatimonadaceae bacterium:
CGGGCAGCACGTTCGCCTTGTCGGCCAGTTCCAGTTCGCGTAACAGCGCCGGCGCCCGCGCCTCGGCATCGGCCACGCCATACACGCGAGCGATGAACGTGAGGTGCTCGGCCACGGTGAGATACTCGAACAGATATGGCTCGTCGGGAATGAAGGCCAGCGCCCGCTTGGCCTCCACCGGATCGCGCGCCATGTCGTGGCCGGCTATCGACACCGCGCCCGTGGAGGGGGCGATGATCCCCACCAGACAACGCAACGTCGTGGTCTTCCCCGCGCCGTTGGGGCCCACCAGACCGAGCACTTCGCCGGGCTCGACGTCGAAGCTGAGCCCGGACACGGCGGTGAAATCGCCGTAGAGCTTCGTGAGTTCGTGAACAGTTATCATCGGTGCGGGGTTGCGGGGAATGCCCACCACAATAGCCTCGGCGCCGCGACGGCGCGACTGGTCGGGCTACTCCGCGCGGAGCTCCGAGTGGTCGCCCACCGTGGCCTGCCCCGAGAATCCTTCGACCACGGCGCCGTCCCCGATCATCGAATCGTGGATCGTGCTGCGCACGATGCGCGCGTCCGTGCCCACGATCGTGTTGCGGAGCGCCGAGCCCTCGACCGTCGTCCCGGCGCCGATCGACACGTTCGGCCCGATCGTCGCGTTGCGCAGCGTGACCCCATCTTCCACGTACACCGGCTCCACGAACGCGACGTCGGCACCCGCCTTCGGGTGCCGCGCCATGCCACGCTTTTCCAGGATCGTGCGGTTCGTCTCGAGCAACGTGTCGAGCTTGCCCGCGTCGTACCACCCCTCGACGTCGACCACGCGGATCTTCGCCCCGTGGTCGATCATGTACTGGAAGGCGTCGGTCAGGTAGTACTCCCCCTTGTTCTTCGGCGCCTTGAGGACGCGGTCGATCCCCTCGTACAGCAGCCTCCAATCGCGGACGTAGTAGAGCCCGATGTTGGCGCGCTTCGAGATCGGGGTCGAGGGCTTCTCCACGATCTTCGTCATATTGCCGTCGGCGTCGGTCACCACCACGCCGAACCGCTGGTAGTCCTCGACCTCTTTCGTCCAGATGATCCCATCGGCGTCGATCGTGTGGATCACCGACAGATCGGCGTCGAAGATGGTGTCCACGAACACGATCAGCACCGGCTGGTCCACGTACGGCGCGGCCAGCGCCACGGCGCCGGCCGTGCCATCCTGCACCGCTTGCTCGATGAAGACCGAGTCGAACGGATACTTACCGCGCGCGTACGCCTCGACCTTGTCCTTGAGGTGCCCCGTGATGTAGATGACCTGCTCCACCCCGCCCAGCCGCTGCAGATCGTCCATCAGGTAGTCGATCACCGGTTTGCCCGCGATCTTGAGCATGGGCTTCGGGGTGACGTGCGTGTGCGGACGGAGCCGCGTTCCCTTGCCCGCCAGTGGGATGATCACTTTCATGGTGCGCTGGTCCCCTCGCGTCCGTAGCGGTCCTGCAGCCGGACGACGTCATCGAGATTCGCCGTGGAGGCTTCGAGAATGTCGCAATCGGTCACCGCTTCCATCTGGTGCACGGTGAACGGTGTGATGCGATAGGCCTCGCCAAGTTGGAGCTTCACGTCCACCGGCTTGGCGCCGGCCACCAACGCACCGGCCACCGCCGGCAGGTCCCACACCCGATAGATCAACTCACCCGAGAGTAGATAGACGGTCTCGTCCTTGACCTCGTGATACTGCACGGATAGCGCGTGACCCGCTCTGATGTGCAGAATCTTTCCGACGTAACGGTCGGAGTGGGCCCAGATCGTTTCATGCCCCCACGGTTTGGGCACGTGGGTGACGGGAGCGCGGCCGGACATACGAGTTCGGGGTGAAGGACGCCGTAATATGGCACGGGACCGCCCTCGCCGCTCGCCTGCCGCCGTGGCAGCGGCTGC
Proteins encoded in this window:
- a CDS encoding ABC transporter ATP-binding protein is translated as MITVHELTKLYGDFTAVSGLSFDVEPGEVLGLVGPNGAGKTTTLRCLVGIIAPSTGAVSIAGHDMARDPVEAKRALAFIPDEPYLFEYLTVAEHLTFIARVYGVADAEARAPALLRELELADKANVLPGELSRGMRQKLAIACGLLHNPTGLILDEPLTGLDPAGMRRMKNTIAARAREGAAVVLSSHLLHLVEELCTKLLVIAKGRAVAYGTLAEIVAARPGLAGHTLEEVFLMLTGGGTERTAAD
- a CDS encoding sugar phosphate nucleotidyltransferase → MKVIIPLAGKGTRLRPHTHVTPKPMLKIAGKPVIDYLMDDLQRLGGVEQVIYITGHLKDKVEAYARGKYPFDSVFIEQAVQDGTAGAVALAAPYVDQPVLIVFVDTIFDADLSVIHTIDADGIIWTKEVEDYQRFGVVVTDADGNMTKIVEKPSTPISKRANIGLYYVRDWRLLYEGIDRVLKAPKNKGEYYLTDAFQYMIDHGAKIRVVDVEGWYDAGKLDTLLETNRTILEKRGMARHPKAGADVAFVEPVYVEDGVTLRNATIGPNVSIGAGTTVEGSALRNTIVGTDARIVRSTIHDSMIGDGAVVEGFSGQATVGDHSELRAE
- a CDS encoding cupin; this encodes MSGRAPVTHVPKPWGHETIWAHSDRYVGKILHIRAGHALSVQYHEVKDETVYLLSGELIYRVWDLPAVAGALVAGAKPVDVKLQLGEAYRITPFTVHQMEAVTDCDILEASTANLDDVVRLQDRYGREGTSAP